AGAGTAGGAGGGAGCCGAGAATTCCGCAAGTCTCCAAAGCGAATCCCCCaaagaaatcataatttttttattttccgcACCATTTTATAAGTGGAGGTTGATGCACATGCGTGCACTATCCACATAAACCTTTTTTTTGCTAATCCAAAGGAATCCGAATCTAATGTTACCTCGCTCCAGTTCAATTGCTGGGACCGACTCTACGAAGTGCTGCTTAAACTTTCCTCCACAGACGAAGTCCAGCttttgggggaaaaaaaaaaaagaaagaaaagaaaaaaaatagccaGTTGAAGAACAGTAGTCGGTGATGTTCAATTCAAGTAGCTGAATACATAGCTAAATAATAGACTTGATAAATCTAGAACTAGATAGAGGAAACCAAACACCATCTAAACTTGGAATTGTCCTGTGCTTTCTTCATCTCTAGTTTTATCAGGTTATTAAAACTTTTTGATCGTAACTACTAAACCATTACAAagttaatatgatgagatcatgtcggCATAACATTGCTTGAGGGTTTTCAGAGACAAGAATTTCCCAAATGTCGatcgtacatacatatgtatttaTGCATACAATTAACCAAAATTGACAGATAGGAACTATTCTAAAAGGCTAAATGCAAGCTAAAACGGAAGATTAGGAAGCCCCACAGCCATCCCTGCACCGGATTTCTCGGACCCCGTCCCTTTGCCAATTCCAACTCCTCACCGTCCCCAAACCATACCTTTCCTGCGTAAggaagaggatttttttttttttaccaaaaaaaaaaaaaaaaaaaaaaagggaggatggCCCCCAATCCCCAGCCACACGAAAAATAGAAGCaaataaaaacaaagaaaaaaaaatagagggagaAAACTCATCAGCAGATGAAACAGAGGAAGGAAAGAAGGTGACGAGAttcgtcgtcgtcgtcgtcggTTACCGTCCGTCCGGGCGGGAGGGAGATGAGATGAGATGAGAGCAATCGAAACCCTCGATGAGACCGTCGCCGCCCTCTCCACCGCCATCCTCCTCCTCTCCGCCGCCTCAACCGCCGCCGTCCTCCACCTCCGCTTCCGCTCCTTCCGCTCCCGCCGGCGCAATCGCCTCCTGGGCCTCAACTCTCTCTGGCCCGTCCGCCTTCTCCTCGTCCTCTTCGCCTCTCTCTGGGCCCTCGCCGAGCTCCTCCGCCTCCCCCTCCTCCGCCCCCTCCTTCCCCTGCCCCTCCCCCTCCGCTACGACCCCACCCCGCTCTGCCTCGCCCACGTCTTCGCCGCCCACGCCCTCGCCGAGCCCTGCTTCTTCGCCACCGTCCTCTTCCTCCTCCGCGCCACCAACCAGCCTAAGTCCTCCTCCTCCGCCCTCGCCGCCGCCCTCGCCGCCGCCCTCGCCACCGCCATTCCCTTCTTCACTCTCCATGCCCTTTTTCTCTACCTCCCCACTGACTTTCTCCGCCGCGTCGGAATCCCCGTCGACCTCCTCGGCCCGCCCAGCTTCGCCTACCGCGTCCGCCTCTCCGCAGTCGCCACCGAGCCCCGCTGCACCTACCCACTCTTCGGGGCCGTCCTCCTCGCCGCCCTCGGCGCCGTCTACGTCCCCCTCTTCGTGTCCGCCTGCTGGGGGGCCGTCTCGGTGGTGATCAACAAGCGCCTCCGCGTCCGGCTCTACGCGCTCGCCGCCGTGGTGGTGGCGGCGCTCTGCGTGCAGGTGGCGACGCTGGCGCTCTCGGCGCTCTGGGACCCGGGGAAGATGACCTCCGAGGGGCTGAAGCTGGCGTCCTTTGTGGCCGTGAGCTGCTGTGCGGCCGCTGGGGAGGTGATCCTCGTCGTCCAGCCCGTCCTGGAGGCGCTCGCCATCGTCGACCCGGACCCGCCTGGGACAGAGGGCAAAGATGATGTCATCGGTATCGACGCCGCCGGTTTCGGGGACGGATGAGGAAGCCGGAGCTGGCTCGCTTGTTCTTGCACCGTCAAAGGGAAAAGATAACCAGTTGCTGCCTATGATTTTCTATtctattcttttttaattttcaaaagaaatattGGGACCGAGGCTGGAGCTGGAGGAGGACGAAATGTAGCAACCATTTTGCTACCAAGATTTGCATGAAGGCCAATCTATTCGCCACTTTTATAAACTAACGAGTTTTGAGttgtttctttttccttctttttttcatcGTGTAAATGATACCTTAATCTATTGTAATGATCAATGGAGAGGGCGCAACTAAGAAAcacaattatgaatttatgatcttTGCAATTTCTTTACTTCATTAGTTTTTTAGTTATATGTTTTGGATTTCTataatatataaacatatatttgattattttcaaTTATGGATGATAACAATGCCGGCcacctaacttttttttttttaaatttgttttGGATTGCTATACACGTGTGCACATATGTGTATGCTgctatgcatgtatgtacatatgtgtaTGTCTGTGAATATGTGTGTGGACGAATTAAAAGAGAAGGAACAAATCTGTTTTCACatcaaatgaagaaaaataattttactacTTCTAAAGACTTGTTTACTGgatgttaattatttttttaaagcgACTCTCCACCAGTCCTTCTCGAACTCAACGAGCGGCTCTCTAGTTGGAAGGCGAACCAGAAAGAATTCGAACTCGTGGAGGCATGGGTCAATCTCAAATAGTCTGGATGATGGTCATGGTCATCATCATGGGATAGGTGAAGACAGGAACTAAAAATATGACTCAAGACCGGAAAGACCCCCCGACAAGGAATACCATTTAAACCTTTCAATTATTacacttttttttttgggtagaaaatTATTACACATTAAGATGCAAATTTGATGACGAGTTTTGCGCAAAATTCTTTCTTATAATTAGTCATTACTTTTATCTAGCCCTTAAAAATCTCTTTATAATGTGACGTGATGTCTGCAATCATATGGCATGCAAAGGATTTCAGACAATTTTGTTAATAAATGTCAAGTTTTTCTAATTGGATAGATCATGTAGATCTATTTCAAAGCAATTGGAAAAATTCATTGTGTGCAAATTTTagtttatttatgatttttttgctGAATTCAGCTTTATACCTTGAAATCAGTTGTTCTTGCTAACTATATTAGAAAATTTATAAACCAAAAGACGTAACATAATACAAAAAAACTATTTAATTCAGATATCAGATGgtatacaaaaaattatttaattttttttattaaaaaaaaccctacttactatttaaaataaaaaactatattaatatttataacaaAAGTATTAACGttgtttattatttataataaaaaaatatattaataatattattaattcctTTATCCACGTGCTAAAAGAAAGCATTGACATTTGCTGGGATTCCTTCTTACTTATATATAATAATacgataatataatatattggaGGATTCATGGCGCATTCCTGCTAATATAATATGATAGTAGCTTGACCGTAGTTGGGGCACATGGGATAAATTCGTGGGTTCAACCCACGAATTAGTATCTATATGGATAATTTATGGATTGAATTCACAAATTTTTTGATCCACCTGACTGGGATgcatgaattttgaaatttaaattcatggATTGGAGCCACAAATTAACCAAATGAATTCATGCCTCCAACCCACAAAATTCCCTCCATACaatttttttgttgaaatttgaaaaaaattgtggGTTGAACCCACGAATTCTTGAATTCGTGAGTTCAACCGATGAATTCGTGAGTTCAACCCACGaattcattaaaattttattaatgaatTCGTGGATTGAACCTACGAATTCAGAAATTTGTACGCTCAACCCACGAATTCTTGAATTTATGGGCTCAACCCacgaatttatttgaaatttggccTATCGTTGGACGAATTCGTGGTTGAACCGATGAATTCTTGCATTCGTGGGTTTAACCCacgaatttatttaaaattttctgCCGTTGAATTAATTTATGGGTTAAACCCATGATTTCATTCTCTTTAAATCGCCACCCACCCTCCTTACTCCTTATTGAGATTTTTAGAAATTTTCTTGCTTGTATTTTATCCATAAATTCTAATATGATCCTCCGCCTTAAAATCGATTAtggcttcaaaaaaaaatggagtTTGTCGAAAGAAAAGAGGGCTCGAGTAGAGAAAGGAAAGCAACCATCTTGTAGGTATGAAGAGTCATTTTTTCTAAATAGTGAGTGTagtaaaaaatttcaatcaaacttttttgaaagaaaagttgTAGGAAGTAGAATAGTCGATTTAAATAGTTTTAGTGATTTTTGTATTAAATTTTTGTTTGAAAGGATGGGTTGGCTATCCATGATTACACTCAACAAGCCAATATATCTTACTCTGATTcactatttttatagtaattttagttttaatagtAAGTCTTGTTCTATTTCATCGTATGTTAAAGGACAATTGATCGAATTTGACTGTGAAGTTTTAGGTCAAACTTTGGATATTCCATTAGATGGTGATAAATTTTTCAATAGTAGTACTGTTTGGAATCATCCATATTAGACTATGCTTCCTGTGTTAGAACTATTTTTGACAATAATATAAGTGCGACTGCTAAACCTGATGCAAATTTATTACCACTTAAAACTAGGTTAATCCATCATATTTTTACATTTAATTTTCTATCCAGAAGAGGTCGTAGAAAACacgtatcatatttagatgtttATCTTCTCAGAATGTTGCTTTCAGGTGATAGAGTTAATTTGCCCTATTTAATGATGTTTTATATGAATGAATGTTTTCAAAGTTCAAAAACCATCTTGTCATATAGAGCTATTCTGACCGTTATATTTGAGGTATTTGATGTCCACATCACGACTGAT
Above is a genomic segment from Elaeis guineensis isolate ETL-2024a chromosome 1, EG11, whole genome shotgun sequence containing:
- the LOC140856906 gene encoding uncharacterized protein; this translates as MRAIETLDETVAALSTAILLLSAASTAAVLHLRFRSFRSRRRNRLLGLNSLWPVRLLLVLFASLWALAELLRLPLLRPLLPLPLPLRYDPTPLCLAHVFAAHALAEPCFFATVLFLLRATNQPKSSSSALAAALAAALATAIPFFTLHALFLYLPTDFLRRVGIPVDLLGPPSFAYRVRLSAVATEPRCTYPLFGAVLLAALGAVYVPLFVSACWGAVSVVINKRLRVRLYALAAVVVAALCVQVATLALSALWDPGKMTSEGLKLASFVAVSCCAAAGEVILVVQPVLEALAIVDPDPPGTEGKDDVIGIDAAGFGDG